One genomic window of Bradyrhizobium sp. B124 includes the following:
- a CDS encoding saccharopine dehydrogenase NADP-binding domain-containing protein, whose protein sequence is MSSSKLDIVVYGATGFTGQLVAEYLAAHYRDGSLKWAMAGRSKDKLASVRDAIGAPADTPLIVADASDTASLKAMLAQTKSVISTVGPYQLYGNELIAACVESGTDYFDLCGEPVWMRQMIDKHEAAAKASGARIVFSCGFDSVPFELGAFFVQEEAKRVFGAPAQRVKGRVRDMRGTLSGGTAASAKATFDAVAKDLSLVAILNNPFALTPGFEGPKQPRGSKPAYEDDLHSWAAPFMMALINTRNVHRSNMLMGFPYGKEFIYDEMVLTGPGEKGEANAKRVMALNSEKTGPSAPKPGEGPSKEERENGRYDLLYLAVAPDGRMVRAGIKGDRDPGYGSTSKMISECAICLLRDTPDVAAGFWTPGAAMQHKLIKRLVDHAGLTFEVEK, encoded by the coding sequence ATGTCCTCGTCGAAACTCGACATCGTCGTCTATGGCGCAACCGGCTTCACTGGCCAGCTCGTCGCCGAATATCTCGCGGCGCATTATCGCGACGGCAGCCTGAAATGGGCGATGGCCGGGCGCAGCAAGGACAAGCTCGCGTCGGTTCGTGACGCGATCGGCGCGCCCGCCGACACGCCGCTGATCGTTGCCGATGCCAGCGACACCGCATCGCTGAAGGCGATGCTGGCGCAGACCAAGTCTGTGATCTCGACGGTCGGTCCGTATCAGCTCTACGGCAATGAGCTGATCGCGGCCTGCGTGGAAAGCGGCACCGACTATTTCGATCTCTGCGGCGAGCCGGTCTGGATGCGGCAGATGATCGACAAGCACGAAGCGGCCGCAAAGGCCAGCGGTGCGCGCATCGTGTTCTCCTGCGGCTTCGACTCGGTGCCGTTCGAGCTCGGCGCCTTCTTCGTCCAGGAGGAAGCCAAGCGGGTGTTCGGTGCGCCGGCGCAGCGCGTCAAGGGCCGCGTGCGCGACATGCGCGGCACGCTGTCCGGCGGCACGGCCGCGAGCGCCAAGGCAACCTTCGATGCCGTCGCCAAGGATCTGAGCCTGGTTGCGATCCTCAACAACCCGTTTGCATTGACGCCGGGTTTCGAGGGCCCGAAGCAGCCGCGCGGCAGCAAGCCGGCCTATGAGGACGACCTGCACTCATGGGCCGCGCCGTTCATGATGGCGCTGATCAACACGCGCAACGTCCATCGCTCCAACATGCTGATGGGCTTTCCCTACGGCAAGGAATTCATCTACGACGAGATGGTCCTGACCGGTCCCGGCGAGAAGGGCGAGGCCAACGCCAAGCGGGTGATGGCGCTGAATTCGGAGAAGACCGGTCCCAGCGCGCCGAAGCCGGGCGAGGGACCGTCGAAGGAGGAGCGCGAGAACGGCCGCTACGATCTGCTCTATCTCGCGGTCGCGCCCGACGGCCGCATGGTCCGCGCCGGCATCAAAGGTGATCGCGACCCCGGCTACGGTTCGACCTCGAAGATGATCTCGGAATGCGCGATCTGCCTGTTGCGCGATACGCCCGACGTCGCCGCCGGCTTCTGGACGCCGGGAGCGGCGATGCAGCACAAGCTGATCAAGCGCCTGGTCGATCACGCCGGGCTGACGTTTGAGGTCGAGAAGTAA
- a CDS encoding FAD-dependent monooxygenase yields MTSRPRKALIIGAGIAGPVTAMFLTRAGIEAELYEAWPYSTGIGGGLQIAPNGMHVLAELGLADELIRSGSVAESFDFYSQAGKKLGSLNQNMQQRFGQPAVNMCRATLNETLIDKAWASNVSVFFEKKLVKIEDRGDQAVIAYFNDGTTAEGDFVIGADGVHSAVRRHVIPDGPTPFDTGLIGFGGFVPRALIEHLPVGQKIASTFGQSGFFGYGLCSPDPDTGAMWWSTQPSHGMTAAAYRLQSQDAIRQHLRDFHAGWHAPIPEIIEAAENIVVTDTLDVATLPTWSRKRTLLIGDAAHATSPHAGQGASLALEDAMRLGILMREGQELGMTFQAFEHERRPRAEKIVAIARRNGNSKREFGPTGAWLRDHLLKLLLPVSSKGMDFMYAYNPRAAA; encoded by the coding sequence ATGACCTCACGTCCCCGTAAAGCTCTGATCATCGGCGCCGGCATCGCAGGTCCGGTGACCGCGATGTTCCTGACCCGCGCCGGCATCGAGGCCGAGCTGTATGAAGCATGGCCCTACTCCACCGGGATCGGCGGGGGCTTGCAGATCGCGCCGAACGGCATGCATGTGCTGGCGGAGCTCGGCCTCGCCGACGAACTGATCCGCAGCGGCTCGGTCGCGGAGTCCTTCGATTTCTATTCGCAGGCCGGCAAGAAGCTCGGCTCGCTCAACCAGAACATGCAGCAGCGTTTCGGCCAGCCCGCGGTGAACATGTGCCGCGCGACCTTGAACGAGACGCTGATCGACAAGGCCTGGGCCTCCAACGTCTCGGTGTTCTTCGAGAAGAAGCTGGTCAAGATCGAGGACCGCGGCGACCAGGCGGTCATCGCCTATTTCAACGACGGCACCACCGCCGAGGGCGATTTCGTGATCGGAGCCGACGGCGTGCATTCGGCAGTGCGGCGGCATGTGATCCCGGATGGCCCGACGCCGTTCGACACCGGGCTGATCGGTTTCGGCGGCTTCGTGCCGCGGGCCCTGATTGAGCACCTGCCGGTCGGGCAAAAGATCGCGTCTACGTTCGGGCAAAGCGGCTTCTTCGGCTACGGCCTGTGCAGCCCCGATCCGGACACGGGTGCGATGTGGTGGAGCACGCAGCCCTCGCACGGCATGACCGCGGCGGCCTACCGGCTGCAGAGCCAGGACGCGATCAGGCAGCATCTGCGCGATTTCCACGCCGGCTGGCATGCGCCGATCCCCGAGATCATCGAGGCCGCCGAGAATATCGTGGTGACCGACACGCTCGACGTCGCGACGCTGCCGACCTGGTCGCGCAAGCGCACGCTCCTGATCGGCGACGCCGCGCACGCCACCAGCCCGCATGCCGGCCAGGGCGCGTCGCTCGCGCTCGAGGATGCAATGCGGCTCGGCATCCTGATGCGCGAGGGCCAGGAGCTCGGCATGACGTTCCAGGCGTTTGAGCACGAGCGGCGGCCGCGCGCCGAGAAGATCGTGGCGATCGCCCGGCGCAATGGCAACAGCAAGCGCGAGTTCGGCCCGACCGGCGCCTGGCTGCGCGATCACCTGCTGAAGCTGCTGCTGCCGGTGTCGTCCAAGGGCATGGACTTCATGTACGCGTATAATCCGCGCGCGGCGGCTTAG
- a CDS encoding MarR family transcriptional regulator yields MQELEEAMRRSSAQGVMYGQAVANMAGISNSDMECMDILHLEGRVTAGRLAEVTGLTTGAITGVVDRLEKAGYVRRERDESDRRKVFISVVEEKAAEIGKFYVPMQEAMLKLWSRYTDDELRLLLRFANDGYKGVLEATGALKAVIDMPPERRANLKLPPKSRR; encoded by the coding sequence ATGCAGGAACTCGAGGAGGCGATGCGCCGGTCATCCGCGCAGGGCGTGATGTACGGCCAAGCCGTTGCAAACATGGCCGGAATTTCCAATTCCGACATGGAATGCATGGACATCCTCCACCTTGAAGGGCGCGTGACCGCGGGGCGTCTCGCGGAAGTCACCGGGCTGACTACCGGCGCGATCACCGGCGTGGTCGATCGGCTGGAGAAGGCGGGTTACGTGCGCCGTGAGCGGGACGAGAGCGACCGCCGCAAGGTCTTCATCTCGGTGGTGGAGGAGAAGGCGGCGGAGATCGGCAAGTTCTACGTGCCGATGCAGGAGGCGATGCTCAAGCTCTGGAGCCGCTACACCGATGACGAACTGCGCCTGCTGCTGCGCTTCGCCAATGACGGCTACAAGGGCGTGCTGGAAGCGACCGGCGCATTGAAGGCGGTGATCGACATGCCGCCAGAGCGGCGCGCCAATCTCAAGCTGCCGCCGAAATCTCGCCGCTGA